A window of bacterium genomic DNA:
CAGCCGTTGCCGGAGCGCGGACACGATCTCGTCCTCGCCCAGCCGCCTGTCCTCGAGATAGATCGCCCCGTCGCTGGTCAGGTAGAGGACGGCCGGCCCCGCCATGACCGGCTCCGCCGAGGTGGAGCTCGGCAGTTCCAGCTCGATGGCCGGCTGATGCTTGAAGGTCGAGGTCACCAGGAAGAAGATCAGCAGCAGGAACATCACGTCGATCAGCGACGTGACGTTGATGATCAGGCGGTTGCCCCTGCGCGGAGGCGCGAACTGCATCTCAGTCCTCCCCGCCGGCGGCGGACCGGCCCCTGCGGAGGGTGCGTTCGCGTAGGTGGCCCAGGATCTGCGAGGCGTAGCGCTCCAGGTCGAAGATGATGGCGTCGGCCCGCCCCTGCAGCCAGTGGTGCCCCACCAGCGCCGGGATGCCGATGATCAGCCCGGCGGCGGTCGTCACCATGGCCTCGGAGATGCCGCCGGAAAGCTGCTCCGGGTTGCCCAGCCCGATGGTGGAGATGGCGGCGAAGACGCGGATCATGCCCGTCACCGTGCCGAGCAGCCCCAGCAGGGGCGCCACCGCCGCGACGATCTCGAGGATGTTCAGGTTGCGCACCAGCCGGACCGCTTCCTGGCGCCCGGTCTCCTGGAGCACGTCGCGCACGATCTGCCACTCGTAGTCGGCGTGGTCCAGTCCGGCGCGCACCACGTTGGCGAAGGGCCCGGGGTTGCGGTCGATGATGGCATAGGCGATGTCGTGGCTGTCGCTCGCGGGCAGGGTCTCCACCGCCTCGGCGACCTCGGGGAAGATGATCTTGTGACGTCGCAGGGCGAAGAGCCGCTCCAGGAAGATCGTCAGGCCGATCAGGGAGCACAGCCCCAGCGGAATCATCATCACGTTGCCGGCGCGGATCAATTCCCACATCTCGCGTCATTCCTTCGCTGGTTGCGTATCGTGATCACGGGCGCCGCGCTCTCAGCGCGCCGAGTAGATCAGCTTCACTGTCATCACGAGCTTCGGGTCCGGGAAGTGGCTCGGCAGGGGCGCCAGCGGCGCCGTGGCCCGCATGGCCGCCAGGCTCGCCCGGTGCAGGGACTCGTGCCCTTTCTCTTCGATCACGGTCAGCTCGCTCAGGCTGCCGTTCGGCTGGACGACCAGCTTGAGCACCGTCACGCCGTCGATCACGCCCAGGTGCGTGTAGGCGTAGGGCGGTATCCAGTTGGGCAGGAAATCGCGCTTGAACCGCTCCAGCCAGGGCGCGAAATCCCACTCG
This region includes:
- a CDS encoding MotA/TolQ/ExbB proton channel family protein — its product is MWELIRAGNVMMIPLGLCSLIGLTIFLERLFALRRHKIIFPEVAEAVETLPASDSHDIAYAIIDRNPGPFANVVRAGLDHADYEWQIVRDVLQETGRQEAVRLVRNLNILEIVAAVAPLLGLLGTVTGMIRVFAAISTIGLGNPEQLSGGISEAMVTTAAGLIIGIPALVGHHWLQGRADAIIFDLERYASQILGHLRERTLRRGRSAAGGED
- a CDS encoding biopolymer transporter ExbD is translated as MQFAPPRRGNRLIINVTSLIDVMFLLLIFFLVTSTFKHQPAIELELPSSTSAEPVMAGPAVLYLTSDGAIYLEDRRLGEDEIVSALRQRLAEGGENNIVLRSDTHTEFGRVVRLMDMIKESGFSRVSMSARAAGGADTGGERLDDRPDAP